A genome region from Cryptosporidium parvum Iowa II chromosome 8, whole genome shotgun sequence includes the following:
- a CDS encoding arginine n-methyltransferase yields the protein MIKPTEEELKEFKNSWNPLVQEDISSADYYFNSYAHFGIHEEMLKDSVRTGSYQKAIMSNKHLFQDKIVLDVGSGTGILCMFAAMAGAKHVYGIECSEIVHVARNIIKDNNLSDKITFIQSKAEEAVLPVEKVDIIISEWMGYLLLYESMLDTVLFCRDKWLKEDGLIFPDRAQMYIAGIEDAEYKQEKLGYWNNVYGFNYQYVKPCIMEEPIIDTVGENAVNTSSYCILDIDLYKCKKEDLEFVSPFYLKAARKDFVHAFIVWFDIIFGCGHKPVTFTTSPFGKYTHWKQSVFYFEEDLVCDTNDMISGIFALKKNTKNVRDLDIKIKFNFTKNNSSIERINYYRLR from the coding sequence atGATTAAACCAACAGAAGAAGAGCTTAAAGAGTTTAAGAACTCCTGGAATCCATTAGTTCAAGAGGATATTAGCAGTGCAGattattactttaattCTTATGCTCATTTTGGAATACATGAAGAAATGTTAAAAGATTCAGTCAGAACTGGTTCATACCAGAAGGCCATAATGTCTAATAAACATTTGTTCCAAGATAAGATTGTCTTGGATGTAGGAAGTGGTACAGGAATTCTATGTATGTTTGCTGCAATGGCAGGAGCAAAGCACGTATATGGTATAGAATGTTCAGAAATTGTACATGTTGCcagaaatataattaagGATAATAATCTATCTGATAAGATTACCTTTATACAGAGTAAAGCTGAAGAAGCTGTTCTTCCTGTAGAAAAGGTTGATATTATCATTTCCGAATGGATGGGATATTTACTATTATATGAATCTATGTTGGATACTGTATTATTTTGCAGAGATAAATGGCTTAAGGAAGATGGTTTAATCTTCCCAGATAGAGCACAAATGTATATTGCAGGTATCGAAGATGCTGAATATAAACAAGAAAAGCTTGGATATTGGAATAATGTTTATGGATTTAATTATCAATATGTCAAACCTTGTATTATGGAAGAACCAATAATAGATACCGTTGGAGAGAATGCTGTTAATACAAGCTCTTATTGTATTCTTGATATTGACCTTTACAAGTGTAAGAAAGAAGACTTAGAATTTGTATCTCCTTTTTATCTTAAGGCTGCTAGAAAAGACTTTGTTCATGCTTTCATTGTATGGTTTGATATCATTTTTGGATGTGGTCATAAACCTGTTACTTTTACTACAAGCCCTTTTGGGAAATATACTCATTGGAAACAATCAGTATTCTACTTTGAAGAAGATCTTGTTTGCGATACTAATGATATGATTTCAGGAATATTTGCTTTAAAGAAGAACACTAAAAATGTCCGAGATCTTGAcattaaaatcaaattcaactttacaaaaaataattcttctaTTGAAAGGATTAACTATTATAGACTAAGGTAA
- a CDS encoding Dbp5p-like eIF4A-1-family RNA SFII helicase, whose protein sequence is MSTEDSVINNSNSSRIETEENGEVANVDELKEYFKNITSSNSQLEDSKKVQEEEERTSKEDDMERKDTENDDIDDFKSPKSDNSAFQFRDVQNNSSISVQTVDPKAQLYSAKDWSDLNLSPDLLKGIYNKGFNRPSKIQAAALPLILNSPMNLIAQAHNGSGKTATFALAMLGKVDTRIIHPQCMCLCPTRELARQNQDVVNELGKFTGITTWLVVAQGDKYDKTIGSQIIICTPGKMQDFLKKRSFPTEFMKLMVIDEADEMIDHRNMMASQVGQIRKFFRQNLQILLFSATYHEEVRLFAEKIVPNANKINVKKEELTLNTIQQFYVICNDDADKLSFLSDLYACMSIGQSIIFVNTRKTAFSIAENMRRDGHAISVICGTQTNSGEKMDHEIRDQVMDSFRSGESKVLIATDVLSRGIDVPQVTLVINFDIPVRFSSTNSIDIVNQTSSVQVENETYLHRIGRTGRFGLNGISINFILPHQLSLIQQIQDYYDCNIQLIDKDLEHLEQILKSLRS, encoded by the coding sequence ATGTCAACTGAAGATTCCGTTATTAACAATAGCAACTCTAGTAGGATAGAAACAGAGGAAAATGGAGAAGTTGCAAATGTAGATGAACTTAAGGAAtattttaagaatattaCTTCATCAAATTCTCAATTAGAAGATTCAAAAAAGGTTcaagaagaggaagaaagAACATCTAAAGAAGACGATATGGAAAGGAAAGACActgaaaatgatgatataGATGATTTTAAGTCTCCAAAAAGCGATAATTCTGCTTTTCAATTTAGAGATGTTCAAAATAACTCATCAATATCAGTTCAAACTGTAGATCCTAAAGCTCAGCTGTATTCTGCGAAAGATTGGTCAGATCTTAATCTTTCACCTGATCTACTTAAAggtatttataataaaggTTTTAATCGTCCATCTAAGATTCAAGCTGCAGCATTACCACTCATATTAAATTCACCAATGAATTTAATTGCTCAAGCTCATAATGGAAGTGGTAAAACTGCGACTTTTGCTTTAGCTATGTTGGGGAAAGTTGATACAAGGATTATTCATCCCCAATGTATGTGTTTATGTCCAACTAGAGAGCTTGCACGTCAAAACCAGGATGTTGTAAATGAACTTGGAAAGTTTACAGGAATCACAACATGGCTTGTTGTTGCTCAAGGAGATAAATACGATAAGACTATTGGATCTCAGATAATTATATGTACTCCTGGAAAAATGCAAGactttttaaagaaaagatcTTTTCCAACAGAATTTATGAAGTTAATGGTTATTGATGAAGCTGATGAAATGATTGATCATAGAAATATGATGGCTTCTCAAGTTGGACAAATCAGGAAATTCTTTAGACAAAATTTACAAATCCTTTTATTCAGTGCAACTTACCACGAGGAAGTTCGTCTTTTTGCTGAAAAGATTGTACCCAAtgcaaataaaattaatgttaaaaaagaagagttAACATTGAATACTATTCAACAGTTCTATGTAATTTGTAATGATGATGCTGATAAGctttcatttttatcagATTTGTATGCTTGTATGTCAATTGGACAGTCTAtcatttttgttaataCTAGAAAAACAGCCTTTTCTATAGCTGAAAATATGAGAAGAGATGGACATGCAATTTCTGTTATATGTGGTACCCAAACTAATTCTGGTGAGAAAATGGATCATGAAATTCGTGATCAAGTTATGGATTCATTTAGATCAGGTGAAAGCAAAGTTTTAATTGCTACTGATGTTTTATCAAGAGGTATTGATGTTCCTCAAGTCACTCTTGtgattaattttgatattcCTGTCAGATTCAGCTCCACAAATTCTATTGATATTGTTAATCAGACATCTTCAGTTCAAGTTGAAAATGAGACATATTTGCATAGAATTGGAAGAACTGGAAGATTTGGATTAAATGGTATATCTATTAACTTTATTCTTCCTCATCAGctttctttaattcaacaaattcAAGATTATTATGATTGTAATATTCAACTAATTGACAAGGATCTCGAACATCTTGAGCAGATCCTTAAGTCTTTAAGATCTTGA
- a CDS encoding hypothetical protein (plasmodium conserved protein): protein MTAVFDTYCSSERPEFSVFGHFVGRRDEQDSRLNLSLVKSNRIELYEVNKDKKIRFIASSILLQTPVACTTLKGHNGMPDYIVLLFAHWEIMIYRYSNQYGELELVSKDQIEIGDFARGASLKFSRVIEADDNIKLEQILIGAKPNCDDLVLMITSPKYLLFITYRLKANRNEFNKELSLGVCWGILVETDIYMDTIVDSCQILDENSNLCLQPKIAILTRIGPISTGSIQSHSNCVSLIYLTINMELTEFTVLDKLELLPMDSYKLIPFDTRRNTNICLSGGVMVLSRNSIILHGGINRPFTLITTNDSYDKVPEKKLEVDLCAQKVHGFKAKTFGFDTGIVNVDGNSTSTTSNDNSEFLNTISTDNSNSNLDLRTLLTNLQPILINQPELSIEFQISYSVPFLITNEYYGILLFNQIQPYLIGLVLQLSTDRTNGIKGFHWFKVNEYWDWSRNYLSCRNDSVLYLETTTHTKKLGSETILDEHYLITGTPIFRVQNARFVQNKNDSYNCQSLLLIGNNDSNSGISILDFTFNKKFTVPFIKNISSTQDPQLSYNAIVKLINSKEAQSRISDEKNKKIKRNQVDSDSVNLIQPYSETYLSSSNLEDLERFYIYSDIPIKEYCNESEENVGILRDIKIRDYLDLGPNSLRDFCIIPSSYENWNIELDDEKRHKKYPVDENHSILSTNGTYPIGQLSLYEKSVSKSLITKFSLDDILFHWTLNDPITSKTKYLVFTSDPLKSIGKTYFFSLDTCINSSQETFIIGDVNQLDPSEGEFDYEADSNTVGVGVIKMGNAYEDIFVIQVLPSTINVLDFGIKTRLVELDLISTLFSDNPDAPLAIKSFIMGNLIIILFEDSTIKVLKILKSNPDKDQDHKIGTEYINSLNSLKIINEFLRYQIIIENMDDLFEELNNLFEINQLVIKQRVMEGETSQLFEDEPLETTSIEERNPDQLWKNKFWIRHVSPVITNSDRNLKDSEDFLLVLVIYSKLWLNGSIAIYNIAKKRLMFFSPFISAVPSIMGNVLSQTGNKEEIIYRFLENEFDLGRPITSICTPIIEPKYYIAKEGGGISISSTFSLNPSGLSTSSQGGNDSNFTQSSNSYLISCELIKMEEEDSKEGNSEMILVASVSQKPILVYRLDLRNNNSNISRSGDFIFSRKWKLEIQTNFNHVQMDITRFFAQFPNTISSSNIQETFSIESPLSIYNCGHGISFNSKISNNVDTWIIQPPSPLDIEFRQEIMSDERKVCEMGDISSYSPSSLVIMTDKGRFSVVSLYETRTSNCIAKIDSPWSPIHILLTTSIENEINFEFLNLANTSSDPKFCNSLCTLPFPGNDNWLLRRAFLPEVVVQRVAFCKEYGLIAIIVGIPDNAKHHLNGYHIRQMAFYRYLRCLEAGGKEAQTILLNQDLIRNPDKCFEKSLASIPDLDIPPANFDSETYFDTLPPGIEIGESLPKIFYQSNMINEKARKLGFSNQSSTCSHSETENGAPNGACNGFEREQFGILMDPNIMRNELLIYSFEDLFPHLRPSVPLSGQSLDSFPKPKGRYAFGAWEVGLSMKFGQDSKGQQVLIIGTGTNPTHYYEAEGRLLMFKVKQLVSVNEEDGNIVGGTTGNGTEVESKREVVVGTTGVRVNNTKWTNMLKYWPSRFSKQLYHDNVQELDICFQSMYRGPVTSVDLINLPATTAPIAPAIPALAAYPIIQNNSIVRAPNSNVTYIAHTFGYRLYIHELRENNEGNFTKGTFMDTPLGISSVSNYKALFFLGDIRRGIHFGMLRTDASRGSQTMVKFARSHPLWKFTCTSAQAIVQDKDLAILVSDNNNNLFTFEPNFNATQIIDKETLKPTSHTSLSTSFVHMRTVESDNYRYVIASGRNGSFFSIKLTNKLQHEHLSHVEKLLCCNIPSFLGISPNSSLPINPNLTSIPQFIQNLYPTDKIIFLKHLNYLKYLSDPILQSIFKNTNISLSRIHQFIV, encoded by the coding sequence ATGACAGCCGTATTTGACACATACTGTTCCAGTGAGAGGCCTGAATTTTCAGTCTTTGGCCACTTTGTGGGGAGAAGAGATGAGCAAGATTCTCGATTAAATTTGTCTCTTGTAAAAAGTAACAGGATAGAGCTTTATGAGGTGAACAAAGATAAAAAGATTAGATTTATCGCATCATCAATACTTTTGCAAACTCCTGTGGCTTGTACTACCTTGAAAGGACATAATGGTATGCCTGATTATATAGTACTATTATTTGCTCATTGGGAAATCATGATCTATAGGTACTCAAATCAATATGGAGAGTTAGAGCTAGTTAGTAAAGATCAAATCGAAATAGGAGACTTTGCAAGAGGCGCATCTTTGAAGTTTTCACGAGTTATTGAAGCTGATGACAATATTAAACTTGAACAAATTCTAATAGGAGCCAAACCTAATTGTGATGATCTTGTTCTCATGATCACTTCTCCTAAATatctattatttattacatATAGATTGAAAGCGAAtagaaatgaatttaataaagagcTTTCTTTAGGAGTATGTTGGGGAATTCTTGTTGAAACAGATATTTATATGGATACTATTGTTGATTCTTGCCAAATTTTGGATGAAAACTCTAATCTTTGTTTACAACCCAAAATTGCTATTTTGACTAGAATTGGGCCAATAAGTACCGGATCTATTCAATCACATTCAAATTGtgtttctttaatatatttaactATTAATATGGAACTTACTGAATTTACTGTCTTGGATAAACTTGAACTTCTTCCAATGGATTCCTATAAACTTATTCCTTTTGATACTAGGAGAAATACTAATATATGTTTATCTGGAGGAGTAATGGTACTTTCCAGGAACTCTATAATTCTTCATGGAGGCATAAATAGACCATTTACATTAATCACAACTAATGATTCTTATGACAAAGTTCCAGAGAAAAAGCTAGAAGTTGATTTATGTGCTCAAAAAGTTCATGGATTTAAGGCAAAAACATTTGGATTTGATACAGGTATCGTTAATGTAGATGGTAATAGTACAAGTACAACTTCTAATGATAATTCTGAATTCTTAAATACTATTTCTACtgataattcaaatagtAATTTGGATCTTAGAACTTTACTTACAAATCTTCAaccaatattaatcaatcaACCAGAATTATCCATAGAATTCCAAATTTCATATTCGGTACCTTTCTTAATTACTAACGAATATTATGGtattttactttttaatcaaattcaGCCATATTTAATTGGTTTAGTTCTACAATTATCAACAGACCGAACTAATGGAATCAAAGGATTCCATTGGTTTAAAGTTAATGAATATTGGGATTGGAGTAGAAACTATTTATCATGTAGAAATGATTCAGTTTTATACCTTGAAACTACGACTCATACAAAAAAGCTCGGGTCTGAGACAATTCTAGATGagcattatttaattaccGGTACCCCTATTTTTAGAGTTCAAAATGCTAGATTTGtccaaaataaaaatgattctTATAATTGTCagtcattattattaattggaaataatgACTCTAATTCTGGAATCTCTATTTTAGATTttacatttaataaaaaatttacgGTACcttttataaaaaatatatcaagTACCCAAGATCCACAATTAAGTTATAATGCTAtagtaaaattaattaattcaaaagagGCACAATCTCGTATTAGTGAcgaaaagaataaaaaaatcaaaaggAATCAGGTAGATTCTGATAGTGTTAATCTAATACAACCTTATTCAGAAACTTACCTTTCATCTTCTAATCTAGAAGATCTTGAAAGATTTTACATATACTCAGATATTCCTATAAAGGAATATTGTAATGAATCTGAAGAAAATGTAGGTATTTTAAgagatattaaaattagGGATTATTTAGATCTTGGTCCAAACTCTCTTAGGGACTTTTGTATTATCCCAAGTTCTTATGAAAATTGGAATATTGAATTGGATGATGAAAAACGTCATAAGAAGTACCCAGTTGATGAAAATCACTCAATACTTAGTACAAATGGAACTTATCCAATAGGACAACTTTCTCTATATGAGAAGTCTGTTtctaaatcattaataacaAAGTTCTCCTTGGATGATATTCTGTTCCATTGGACTTTAAATGATCCAATTACTAGTAAAACTAAGTATTTAGTATTTACTTCGGATCCTTTAAAAAGTATCGGCAAGACttatttcttttcattaGATACTTGTATTAATAGTAGCCAAGAAACCTTTATTATTGGAGATGTGAATCAATTGGATCCTTCAGAAGGAGAATTTGATTATGAAGCAGACTCAAATACTGTTGGAGTTGGAGTAATTAAAATGGGAAATGCATATGAGGATATTTTTGTGATCCAAGTTCTCCCATCAACCATTAATGTTTTAGATTTTGGAATCAAAACAAGATTAGTAGAACTGGATCTCATTTCAACTTTATTCTCTGATAATCCTGATGCTCCATTAGcaattaaatcttttattatgGGTAacttaattataattttatttgaagattctACTATTAAAGTTTTAAAGATCTTGAAATCGAATCCAGATAAAGATCAAGATCATAAAATAGGTACcgaatatattaattcattaaatagcttaaaaattattaatgaatttttaagataccaaattattattgagaATATGGATGATCTTTTTGAGGAACttaataatctttttgaaattaaccAACTTGTAATTAAACAAAGAGTTATGGAAGGAGAGACTTCACAGCTTTTCGAAGATGAGCCTTTAGAAACAACATCAATAGAAGAGAGGAATCCTGATCAATTATGGAAAAACAAATTCTGGATCAGACATGTTTCTCCAGTAATTACTAATTCTGATCGTAATTTGAAAGATTCAGAAGATTTCTTACTTGTTTTAGTCATTTATAGCAAATTATGGTTGAATGGATCTATAGCAATCTATAATATAGCTAAGAAGAGATTAATGTTCTTTTCACCTTTTATATCTGCTGTACCATCTATAATGGGTAACGTATTATCACAAACTGGTAATAAGGAGGAGATCATATACAGATTTCTTGAGAATGAGTTTGATCTTGGAAGACCAATAACCTCAATATGCACTCCAATTATTGaaccaaaatattatatagCAAAAGAAGGAGGAGGgatttcaatttcttccaCATTTTCTCTGAATCCTAGTGGATTAAGTACTTCCAGCCAAGGAGGTAATGATTCGAACTTTACACAAAGCTCTAATTCTTATTTGATTTCTTGTGAACTTATTAAGatggaagaagaagatagCAAAGAGGGTAATAGTGAAATGATACTGGTTGCTTCAGTTTCACAGAAGCCAATCCTGGTTTATAGGCTTGATcttagaaataataactcAAATATTTCTAGATCAGGAGATTTCATCTTCTCTAGGAAATGGAAGCTGGAAATACAGACAAACTTTAATCATGTACAGATGGATATTACAAGATTCTTTGCTCAGTTTCCAAACACCATATCAAGTTCCAATATCCAAGAAAcattttcaattgaatCACCATTATCTATTTATAATTGTGGTCATGgtatttcatttaattcaaagatCTCAAATAATGTGGATACCTGGATAATTCAGCCACCATCTCCCTTAGATATAGAATTCAGACAAGAAATAATGAGTGATGAAAGAAAGGTATGCGAAATGGGGGATATCTCGTCTTATTCTCCATCTTCTCTTGTTATTATGACAGACAAAGGAAGATTTTCAGTGGTAAGCTTGTACGAGACGAGAACATCCAATTGTATAGCCAAGATAGATTCTCCGTGGTCTCCTATACATATACTTTTAACAACGAGTATTGAGAATGAAATaaactttgaatttttaaatcttgCAAATACTTCATCAGATCCAAAATTCTGTAACTCTTTATGCACTTTGCCATTTCCAGGTAATGATAATTGGTTACTCAGAAGAGCCTTCCTTCCAGAAGTGGTGGTCCAAAGAGTGGCATTTTGCAAAGAGTATGGTCTTATTGCCATTATTGTTGGAATTCCTGATAATGCAAAGCACCATTTAAATGGGTATCATATTCGTCAAATGGCTTTCTATAGATATCTAAGATGTCTAGAAGCTGGAGGAAAAGAAGCTCAAACTATCTTACTTAACCAAGATCTCATTAGAAACCCCGACAAGTGCTTTGAAAAGTCTTTAGCAAGTATTCCAGATTTAGATATTCCTCCTGCAAATTTCGACTCAGAAACATATTTTGACACTCTTCCTCCTGGGATAGAAATTGGAGAATCTCTTCCTAAAATATTCTATCAGTCTAATATGATAAACGAAAAAGCCAGAAAATTAGGGTTTTCTAACCAATCTTCCACATGCAGTCATTCCGAGACAGAAAATGGGGCGCCCAACGGTGCATGCAATGGTTTTGAGCGGGAACAATTCGGAATATTAATGGACCCAAATATAATGCGTAACgagttattaatatattcatttgaagatttatttCCACATTTAAGACCATCAGTGCCACTTTCAGGGCAAAGCCTTGATAGTTTTCCGAAGCCAAAAGGAAGATATGCTTTTGGAGCTTGGGAGGTGGGTCTGAGTATGAAGTTTGGACAAGATTCCAAAGGCCAGCaagttttaattattggTACAGGCACAAACCCAACTCATTACTATGAAGCAGAGGGAAGGCTACTGATGTTTAAAGTAAAGCAATTGGTTTCTGTAAATGAGGAAGATGGGAATATTGTAGGAGGAACAACAGGAAATGGAACAGAAGTTGAAAGTAAAAGAGAAGTAGTAGTAGGAACAACAGGAGTTCGagtaaataatacaaaatgGACAAATATGTTAAAATATTGGCCATCCAGATTTTCAAAGCAGCTATATCATGATAATGTACAAGAGTTGGATATTTGTTTTCAAAGTATGTATAGGGGTCCTGTAACAAGTGTTGATCTAATTAACCTACCAGCAACAACAGCTCCAATTGCACCAGCAATACCAGCTTTAGCAGCTTATCCAATAATACAGAATAATTCTATTGTCAGAGCTCCAAATTCTAATGTTACCTACATTGCTCATACATTTGGATATAGACTTTATATACATGAACTAAGAGAAAATAACGAGGGGAACTTTACTAAAGGAACTTTTATGGATACTCCTTTAGGTATTAGTTCAGTTTCTAATTATAAAGCTTTATTTTTCTTGGGAGACATAAGAAGAGGAATTCATTTTGGAATGCTTAGAACTGATGCTTCCAGAGGATCTCAAACAATGGTTAAATTTGCTAGATCTCATCCTCTTTGGAAATTTACATGTACATCTGCTCAAGCTATTGTTCAAGATAAAGATCTTGCAATTCTAGTATCTGAcaacaataataatctaTTTACTTTTGAACCTAACTTTAATGCAACGCAAATAATTGACAAGGAAACACTTAAACCAACATCACATACAAGCCTTTCTACATCCTTCGTACATATGAGAACTGTGGAATCAGATAATTATCGTTATGTCATTGCTAGTGGAAGAAATGGTTCCTTCTTCTCTATAAAGCTCacaaataaattacaaCACGAACATCTTTCACATGTTGAGAAATTACTCTGTTGCAATATTCCTTCATTTTTAGGAATATCTCCTAATTCCTCTCTGCCTATTAATCCAAATCTTACCAGCATCCCACaattcattcaaaatctATATCCTACTGATAAAATCATATTTCTTAAACATCTAAATTACCTTAAATACTTATCTGATCCAATCTTACAAtccattttcaaaaacACAAATATATCACTTTCGCGCATTCACCAATTTATAGTTTGA